In Haematobia irritans isolate KBUSLIRL chromosome 1, ASM5000362v1, whole genome shotgun sequence, a genomic segment contains:
- the Muc91C gene encoding mucin 91C, which translates to MKNLGTTITLLCVALCIVTADARKREAPVSNSYLPPSTSHHGSSSYNSPSNSYLPPASGPASNSYAPSGPSSPPSSSYGAPPRSPSSNYGPPPPPSGPASSYAAPSRPSSSYGPPKKSSSRRPSSSYGPPKQPSSGYGPPARAPSSSYGPPKSSPPSSSYGAPAKAPSSSYGAPARTPSSSYGPPKSSPPSSSYGAPSKTPSSSYGAPAKTPSTSYGAPAKTPSSSYGAPSGPSSSYGAPAKTPSSSYGAPSAPASSYGAPSAPSSSYGAPAKTPSSSYGAPSAPAAPSSSYGAPSKTPSSSYGAPSAPSSSYGAPAKAPSSSYGAPSAPAAPSSSYGAPAKTPSSSYGAPSAPAAPSSSYGAPAQAPSSSYGAPAKTPSSSYGAPAQAPSSSYGAPAKTPSSSYGAPAQTPSSSYGAPAKAPSSSYGAPAQAPSSSYGAPAQTPSSSYGAPAQTPSSSYGAPAQTPSSSYGAPAQTPSSSYGAPAQTPSSSYGAPSSSYDAPAQAPSSSYGAPAQTPSSSYGAPAQAPSSSYGAPAQTPSSSYGAPAQTPSSSYGAPAQAPSSSYGAPAQAPSSSYGAPAQAPSSSYGAPAQTPSSSYGAPAEAPSSSYGAPAQAPSSSYGAPAQTPSSSYGAPAQTPSSSYGAPAESPSSSYGAPAQTPSSSYGAPAKTPSSSYGAPAQAPSSSYGAPAQTPSSSYGAPAQGPSSSYSAPAQSSSNSYSGSSSTFQPIQPPSTSYGTPAKTPSSSYGAPSAPSSSYNAPSAPSSSYSAPSQQSGTGSGYSYSAPQSSSYDAPAQTPSTGYGAPSGPASSYNAPSAPSSSYGAPSSGSDNNDAGYPYPAAKVPDTIPQGYSSDGGYSY; encoded by the exons ATGAAAAATCTTGGAACTACAATTACG CTACTATGCGTTGCTTTATGCATCGTAACAGCGGATGCTCGTAAACGAGAAGCACCCGTAAGCAATAGCTATTTGCCACCGTCCACAAGCCATCATGGTTCATCCTCATATAACTCCCCCTCGAATTCATATCTGCCACCTGCTTCGGGTCCTGCTTCCAATAGTTATGCTCCCAGTGGTCCTTCTTCGCCTCCTTCATCCTCATATGGAGCTCCACCAAGGAGTCCATCTTCAAACTATGGTCCACCACCGCCGCCTTCAGGGCCAGCATCAAGTTATGCTGCCCCAAGCCGACCAAGCTCCAGCTATGGCCCTCCCAAGAAAAGTTCGTCTCGTCGGCCATCATCCAGTTACGGTCCACCTAAACAACCTTCATCAGGCTATGGTCCTCCAGCACGTGCTCCATCATCTAGTTATGGCCCACCCAAGTCTTCGCCACCCTCTTCATCTTATGGAGCACCAGCTAAAGCTCCATCATCTAGTTATGGCGCACCAGCACGTACCCCATCATCTAGTTATGGACCCCCAAAATCATCACCTCCATCATCAAGCTACGGTGCACCCTCGAAAACTCCCTCTTCCAGTTATGGTGCCCCAGCCAAGACGCCCTCTACTAGTTATGGTGCCCCAGCCAAGACGCCCTCTTCCAGTTATGGTGCACCCTCAGGGCCTTCATCCAGTTATGGAGCTCCAGCTAAGACACCTTCTTCCAGTTATGGTGCCCCCTCAGCACCAGCTTCCAGTTATGGTGCTCCTTCTGCTCCTTCCTCCAGTTATGGAGCTCCAGCTAAAACACCTTCTTCGAGTTATGGTGCTCCCTCGGCGCCCGCAGCTCCTTCTTCCAGTTATGGAGCTCCATCTAAGACACCTTCCTCTAGTTATGGTGCTCCCTCAGCTCCATCTAGCAGTTATGGGGCTCCAGCTAAGGCACCATCTTCTAGTTACGGAGCTCCCTCCGCCCCCGCAGCTCCTTCTTCAAGTTATGGAGCTCCAGCTAAGACTCCTTCTTCTAGTTACGGAGCTCCCTCTGCTCCCGCTGCTCCTTCTTCCAGCTATGGTGCTCCAGCTCAAGCACCTTCCTCCAGCTACGGCGCACCCGCTAAAACACCATCTTCCAGTTATGGTGCTCCAGCCCAGGCCCCATCATCTAGCTATGGTGCTCCTGCTAAGACTCCTTCCTCCAGCTATGGTGCTCCAGCACAAACTCCCTCATCCAGTTATGGTGCTCCAGCAAAGGCTCCCTCATCCAGTTACGGTGCCCCAGCTCAAGCTCCTTCCTCTAGTTATGGTGCTCCAGCTCAAACTCCTTCTTCAAGTTATGGTGCCCCAGCCCAAACCCCTTCATCTAGTTATGGTGCTCCAGCTCAAACTCCTTCTTCAAGTTATGGTGCCCCAGCCCAAACCCCTTCATCGAGTTATGGTGCTCCAGCTCAAACTCCTTCTTCTAGCTATGGAGCTCCATCTTCCAGTTACGATGCCCCAGCCCAAGCTCCTTCATCCAGTTATGGTGCTCCTGCCCAAACACCTTCTAGTAGCTATGGTGCTCCCGCTCAAGCTCCTTCCAGCAGTTATGGTGCTCCAGCTCAAACTCCTTCCAGTAGCTATGGTGCTCCAGCTCAAACACCTTCTAGTAGCTATGGTGCTCCAGCTCAAGCTCCTTCTAGTAGCTATGGTGCTCCAGCTCAAGCACCTTCAAGTAGCTATGGTGCTCCCGCTCAAGCTCCTTCTAGCAGTTATGGTGCTCCCGCTCAAACCCCTTCCAGTAGTTATGGTGCTCCTGCTGAAGCTCCCTCCAGTAGTTATGGCGCTCCCGCTCAAGCTCCTTCCAGCAGTTATGGTGCCCCCGCTCAAACTCCTTCCAGCAGCTATGGTGCTCCCGCTCAGACTCCTTCCAGCAGTTATGGTGCTCCTGCTGAATCTCCCTCCAGTAGTTATGGTGCTCCTGCTCAAACTCCTTCCAGCAGTTATGGGGCTCCTGCCAAAACTCCATCCAGTAGCTATGGGGCTCCTGCTCAGGCTCCTTCCAGTAGCTATGGAGCTCCCGCACAAACCCCTTCCAGTAGCTATGGAGCTCCCGCACAAGGTCCCTCCAGTAGTTACAGCGCTCCAGCTCAAAGCTCATCCAACAGTTACTCTGGCTCATCATCAACATTCCAACCCATTCAGCCTCCTTCAACAAGCTATGGAACTCCAGCCAAAACACCGTCATCCAGCTACGGAGCTCCAAGTGCTCCATCTAGCAGTTATAATGCTCCTTCTGCTCCTAGCTCATCGTATAGTGCTCCATCCCAACAGAGCGGAACTGGTTCAGGTTACAGTTATTCTGCTCCTCAATCTTCAAGCTATGATGCTCCAGCTCAAACTCCCTCTACGGGTTATGGTGCACCATCTGGACCAGCCTCTTCGTATAATGCACCAAGTGCTCCATCGTCTTCTTATGGAGCTCCTTCCTCGGGTAGCGACAACAATGATGCCGGATATCCCTATCCAGCAGCCAAAGTACCCGATACCATTCCACAGGGTTACTCTTCTGATGGCGGTTACTCCTATTAG
- the LOC142235002 gene encoding uncharacterized protein LOC142235002, producing the protein MCIDVLSPFLPLSSYGAPAKTPSSSYGAPAQAPSSSYGAPAQTPSSSYGAPAQGPSSSYSAPAQSSSNSYSGSSSTFQPIQPPSTSYGTPAKTPSSSYGAPSAPSSSYNAPSAPSSSYSAPSQQSGTGSGYSYSAPQSSSYDAPAQTPSTGYGAPSGPASSYNAPSAPSSSYGAPSSGSDNNDAGYPYPAAKVPDTIPQGYSSDGGYSY; encoded by the coding sequence ATGTGTATCGATGTGCTATCACCTTTCCTCCCCTTAAGCAGTTATGGGGCTCCTGCCAAAACTCCATCCAGTAGCTATGGGGCTCCTGCTCAGGCTCCTTCCAGTAGCTATGGAGCTCCCGCACAAACCCCTTCCAGTAGCTATGGAGCTCCCGCACAAGGTCCCTCCAGTAGTTACAGCGCTCCAGCTCAAAGCTCATCCAACAGTTACTCTGGCTCATCATCAACATTCCAACCCATTCAGCCTCCTTCAACAAGCTATGGAACTCCAGCCAAAACACCGTCATCCAGCTACGGAGCTCCAAGTGCTCCATCTAGCAGTTATAATGCTCCTTCTGCTCCTAGCTCATCGTATAGTGCTCCATCCCAACAGAGCGGAACTGGTTCAGGTTACAGTTATTCTGCTCCTCAATCTTCAAGCTATGATGCTCCAGCTCAAACTCCCTCTACGGGTTATGGTGCACCATCTGGACCAGCCTCTTCGTATAATGCACCAAGTGCTCCATCGTCTTCTTATGGAGCTCCTTCCTCGGGTAGCGACAACAATGATGCCGGATATCCCTATCCAGCAGCCAAAGTACCCGATACCATTCCACAGGGTTACTCTTCTGATGGCGGTTACTCCTATTAG